From one Pedobacter faecalis genomic stretch:
- a CDS encoding FAD/NAD(P)-binding protein, with protein MEQLKNIAIVGGGPGGLFMFKRLIESGRHDISIDVFERKNKPGAGMPYSSEGANDEHITNVSGNEIPELVIPIEDWIQKVHPDTLSRFNINLDTFHEYKVLPRLLFGDYLCEQFNLLRKLAKEKGIQASVFFNAEVTDLSDNADVKKVRVHLSDGTAKDYDHIIVCTGHLWPKDCEETEKGCYDSPYPPAKLSLKVDFPIALKGASLTAIDAIKTLSQHNGRFSRNKAGQLVYTPDEDSKNFKIVMHSRSGLLPAVRFHSDDLLSSQYTRLSWEDIQRNREQNDGFLSLDYVFEKRFKDLMCEKHREFYDQIRDMQMEDFVSEMMARRLDIDPVQLFKAEYAEAEKSIRRKQSVYWKESLAVLSYAMNYPAKYFSAEDMQRLQKVLMPLISIVIACVPQRSAEEMIALFQAGVLEIIAVGDDSRVEVKPEGGVIYHRIDESGQHLAQGYDLFVDCTGQPHLAFKDFPFQALKEQRAVSPARVQFRNPENGLKALEEDSGLVEKDTEGRYFLRVPGIAINDSFQVVDAYNAYNERIYVMAVPFIGGYNPDYSGLDFCATASEVIMKSLNSLRC; from the coding sequence TTGGAACAGCTAAAAAATATAGCCATTGTTGGCGGTGGTCCGGGCGGGTTGTTTATGTTTAAAAGACTTATTGAGTCTGGCCGGCATGACATCAGCATCGATGTATTCGAGAGAAAAAACAAGCCTGGTGCCGGTATGCCATACAGTAGCGAGGGCGCTAATGATGAACATATCACCAACGTTTCGGGCAATGAGATACCGGAACTGGTGATTCCGATTGAGGATTGGATCCAGAAGGTTCATCCTGACACACTGAGCCGGTTTAACATTAATCTTGATACTTTCCACGAGTACAAGGTTCTGCCCAGATTATTGTTTGGCGACTATCTCTGCGAGCAATTCAATTTGCTCAGGAAACTGGCGAAAGAAAAAGGGATTCAGGCTTCGGTGTTTTTTAACGCGGAGGTAACGGATCTCTCGGACAATGCTGATGTGAAGAAAGTCAGGGTACATCTCTCTGATGGCACTGCTAAGGATTACGACCATATCATCGTGTGTACAGGCCATTTGTGGCCGAAGGACTGTGAAGAAACCGAAAAAGGATGTTATGATTCGCCCTACCCTCCTGCAAAACTTTCCCTTAAAGTAGATTTTCCAATAGCACTAAAAGGCGCTTCGCTTACTGCCATTGATGCCATAAAGACGCTTAGTCAACATAACGGAAGGTTTTCAAGAAATAAAGCTGGCCAGTTGGTATACACGCCTGATGAAGACAGTAAGAACTTTAAGATCGTGATGCACTCCCGAAGCGGGCTTCTCCCTGCGGTGCGCTTTCATTCGGACGACCTGCTTTCTTCGCAATACACCCGGCTTAGCTGGGAAGACATTCAGCGGAACAGGGAGCAAAACGATGGGTTTTTGTCGCTCGACTACGTATTTGAAAAGAGATTTAAAGATCTGATGTGTGAAAAACATCGGGAATTTTATGATCAGATCCGTGACATGCAAATGGAAGATTTTGTCTCGGAAATGATGGCACGTCGTCTGGACATAGACCCGGTACAGCTTTTTAAGGCGGAATATGCAGAGGCGGAGAAATCGATCAGAAGGAAGCAGTCGGTATACTGGAAGGAATCGCTTGCCGTACTAAGTTACGCCATGAATTATCCGGCAAAGTATTTTTCGGCAGAGGATATGCAGCGGTTGCAAAAGGTCCTCATGCCCTTAATTTCCATTGTTATTGCCTGTGTGCCGCAGCGTTCTGCCGAAGAAATGATTGCTTTATTTCAGGCAGGGGTGCTGGAAATTATAGCGGTGGGCGACGATAGCCGGGTGGAAGTGAAACCTGAGGGCGGCGTGATTTATCATCGTATCGATGAATCGGGCCAACACCTGGCGCAAGGGTACGACTTGTTTGTGGACTGTACGGGCCAGCCACATCTTGCATTTAAGGATTTCCCGTTTCAGGCTTTGAAAGAACAACGTGCGGTAAGTCCGGCCCGCGTGCAGTTCAGAAACCCGGAAAATGGCCTAAAGGCTCTGGAAGAAGACAGCGGGCTGGTGGAAAAAGATACAGAGGGCAGATATTTTTTACGCGTGCCGGGTATCGCGATTAACGACAGCTTTCAGGTGGTGGACGCTTACAACGCTTACAATGAACGCATTTACGTAATGGCTGTTCCTTTTATTGGAGGCTATAATCCTGATTACTCAGGGCTGGATTTCTGTGCCACGGCCTCCGAAGTTATTATGAAAAGTTTAAATTCACTGAGATGCTGA
- the mgrA gene encoding L-glyceraldehyde 3-phosphate reductase: protein MHYTPSSTRYTSMPYRRCGNSGIKLPAISLGLWHNFGHVDQLENSAEILRLAFDCGITHFDLANNYGPPPGSAEENFGKLLKRDFSGYRDEMIISSKAGYTMWEGPYGDWGSKKYLVSSLDQSLKRMELDYVDIFYHHRPDPNTPLEETMSALDLIVRQGKALYVGISNYQPVEAERAIRLLRELGTPCLIHQPKYSMFERWVENGLLDVLGREGVGCIPFSPLAQGLLTDKYLSGIPEDSRAAKSHGFLKADQITASRLQQIRALNELAQGRGQKLAHMALSWLLKDHRVTSVLVGASRASQLADSLKCLDNLDFSAEELSRIDQILTQEQ, encoded by the coding sequence ATGCACTATACACCCTCATCAACCAGATATACATCAATGCCTTATCGCCGCTGCGGTAACAGCGGCATCAAGCTCCCTGCCATTTCGCTCGGCTTATGGCATAACTTCGGTCATGTCGACCAGCTCGAGAATTCCGCAGAGATACTGCGCCTGGCGTTCGACTGCGGCATAACGCATTTCGATCTTGCAAACAACTACGGGCCGCCTCCGGGATCGGCCGAAGAAAACTTTGGTAAATTACTTAAGCGCGATTTCTCAGGTTATCGCGACGAGATGATTATTTCCTCGAAAGCTGGTTATACCATGTGGGAAGGGCCGTATGGCGACTGGGGTTCCAAGAAGTATCTGGTATCCAGTCTTGATCAGAGCCTTAAGCGTATGGAGCTCGACTATGTGGATATATTCTATCATCATCGTCCCGATCCAAATACACCATTAGAAGAAACCATGAGCGCGCTCGACCTGATTGTGAGACAAGGGAAGGCACTCTATGTAGGTATATCGAATTACCAGCCTGTTGAAGCCGAGCGGGCGATCCGTCTGCTTAGAGAGCTGGGTACGCCATGTCTCATTCATCAGCCGAAATACTCCATGTTTGAGCGCTGGGTGGAAAACGGCTTGCTGGATGTACTAGGTAGGGAAGGCGTGGGATGTATACCATTTTCTCCATTAGCCCAAGGCTTGCTTACTGACAAATATCTGAGCGGTATACCGGAAGATTCAAGGGCGGCAAAATCGCATGGGTTCTTAAAAGCGGATCAGATCACTGCAAGCCGGTTGCAGCAAATCAGGGCTTTGAACGAGCTGGCGCAGGGCCGCGGACAAAAGCTTGCGCACATGGCTTTAAGCTGGTTGCTGAAAGATCATCGGGTCACGTCGGTGCTTGTCGGGGCAAGCCGTGCCAGCCAGTTGGCCGACTCGCTGAAATGTCTGGATAACCTCGACTTCAGCGCAGAGGAACTTAGCCGCATAGACCAAATATTAACGCAGGAACAATAA
- a CDS encoding queuosine precursor transporter: protein MSSKTKESRLLLMLGSFFVANAVLSEFIGVKIFTVEGSLGISQFNINLLGVPNLSFNMSAGVLTWPLIFIMTDIINEYYGIRQVRFLSLLTAALIAYAFIVVGGAMQLTPSDFWVNQQVNGEALNMNNAFAGIFGQGMWIIVGSIIAFIVGQIADVLIFHRIKRLTGENNLWLRATGSTLVSQFIDSFVVIFIAFYLNPQYQWSWQMVAAIGLVNYTYKFIVAILMTPVLYLVHGAIDRYLGKELAQRMIQMAGRK from the coding sequence ATGAGTTCAAAGACCAAAGAGAGCAGGCTTTTGCTGATGCTGGGCAGCTTCTTCGTTGCCAACGCAGTCCTGTCCGAATTTATCGGCGTTAAAATATTTACGGTAGAAGGCTCGCTGGGCATCAGTCAGTTCAATATCAACCTGCTTGGCGTTCCCAATTTGTCTTTCAATATGTCGGCCGGCGTACTCACCTGGCCGCTCATTTTCATCATGACCGACATCATCAACGAATATTATGGCATCAGGCAGGTTAGGTTCCTTTCCCTGCTTACCGCTGCGCTGATCGCGTACGCCTTTATTGTAGTTGGCGGCGCCATGCAGCTTACACCATCCGATTTCTGGGTAAACCAGCAGGTTAACGGAGAGGCGCTCAATATGAATAACGCTTTCGCAGGGATATTCGGCCAGGGCATGTGGATTATTGTCGGCTCCATTATCGCCTTTATTGTTGGCCAGATTGCCGATGTGCTGATCTTCCACCGGATCAAACGCCTCACAGGCGAAAATAACCTGTGGCTGCGGGCTACCGGCTCTACGCTTGTTTCCCAGTTTATCGACAGCTTTGTTGTTATATTTATCGCTTTTTACCTGAATCCGCAATACCAGTGGAGCTGGCAGATGGTCGCTGCGATCGGCCTGGTCAACTATACCTATAAATTTATCGTCGCCATCCTCATGACCCCGGTTTTATACCTTGTACACGGTGCCATAGATCGCTACCTAGGCAAGGAACTCGCGCAGCGAATGATACAAATGGCAGGTCGGAAGTAG
- a CDS encoding response regulator transcription factor: MGKIIHVVEDDDDIRFIIEYILMDSGYQVFSSATATAFYETMNNPKPDLVLLDVMLPDGNGIDICRDIRLSKDADQIKVIVMSAHAAEKAVLEQACADSFISKPFDLDKLITQVKKLLPND; the protein is encoded by the coding sequence ATGGGTAAAATTATACACGTTGTTGAAGATGATGATGACATCAGATTCATCATCGAATACATACTGATGGATAGCGGATACCAGGTCTTTTCGTCGGCGACAGCCACCGCTTTCTACGAGACCATGAATAATCCTAAACCCGATCTTGTGCTGCTGGATGTGATGCTGCCAGATGGAAACGGCATCGATATTTGTCGAGATATCAGACTTTCTAAAGACGCTGACCAGATTAAAGTGATTGTTATGTCGGCACACGCCGCAGAAAAAGCGGTGTTGGAGCAGGCTTGTGCAGATAGCTTTATCAGTAAACCCTTCGACCTTGACAAATTGATTACACAGGTAAAGAAACTCCTTCCGAACGACTAG
- a CDS encoding YceH family protein, with amino-acid sequence MEEKYTLPVLNAEEIRVLGVLMEKARTTPEYYPMTINAITAACNQKTSRKPVVQYDEQTVTLTLDALKRKGLISTATGGSSRSVKYKHNFAIVFPVLPSEVAVICLLMLRGAQTPGEINTNSGRMYEFESLDEVQEVLEKLAAEEPPYLMQLPRRAGQKEARYAHLFAGIPDVEQEADEAYSKPAGDLEQRLASVEEELATLRADFDKLMKELMG; translated from the coding sequence ATGGAAGAAAAATATACGCTCCCCGTGCTTAACGCGGAGGAAATTAGGGTGCTTGGGGTGCTCATGGAAAAGGCCAGGACCACCCCTGAATATTATCCCATGACCATAAACGCCATTACTGCAGCATGTAATCAGAAAACATCACGGAAGCCGGTAGTGCAGTACGACGAACAAACCGTTACGCTCACGCTTGATGCCCTTAAGCGGAAAGGACTTATATCGACCGCAACAGGCGGATCAAGCCGCTCGGTAAAGTATAAGCATAACTTTGCAATCGTATTTCCGGTGCTCCCGTCGGAGGTAGCCGTCATATGCCTGCTTATGTTGCGCGGTGCGCAAACCCCGGGGGAGATCAATACCAATTCGGGCAGGATGTATGAGTTTGAGTCGCTCGACGAAGTCCAGGAGGTTCTTGAAAAGCTGGCGGCCGAGGAACCTCCGTATCTGATGCAACTGCCACGCAGGGCTGGGCAGAAGGAAGCAAGGTATGCGCATCTTTTCGCAGGGATCCCGGATGTCGAACAAGAAGCTGACGAGGCTTACAGTAAACCCGCGGGCGATTTGGAGCAGCGTTTGGCCAGTGTGGAAGAGGAACTCGCAACGCTGCGAGCCGACTTCGACAAGCTGATGAAGGAACTGATGGGTTAG
- a CDS encoding DUF421 domain-containing protein, with product MLMAIDWNAFLIGEENWEFLVEIALRTIIMYFIILLGLRLLGKRGVKQLSVFELVVIISLGSAAGDPMFYKEVGLAIPVVIFSVVVAAYRLTTYMMAKSQHFEDLVEGKPVYLVRDGEFSIDNFGKEALAYDEFFAELRQQSVAHLGQVDTAILETSGNLSVYFFPDDKVQYGLPILPEEFEKWFIKIEKGGVYACQYCGRAVELKPASEHKCKKCKRKRWVKALNVQRIR from the coding sequence ATGCTGATGGCTATTGACTGGAACGCCTTCCTGATAGGCGAAGAAAACTGGGAATTTCTTGTTGAGATCGCGCTAAGAACGATCATCATGTATTTCATCATACTGCTCGGATTGCGCCTGCTTGGTAAACGCGGCGTGAAGCAGCTCTCGGTGTTCGAGCTCGTGGTGATCATTAGTTTGGGTTCCGCAGCCGGCGACCCGATGTTTTATAAGGAAGTTGGTCTGGCAATACCTGTGGTGATCTTTTCTGTGGTCGTGGCGGCTTACCGGCTTACCACCTATATGATGGCTAAGAGCCAGCACTTTGAAGATCTGGTGGAGGGCAAACCTGTGTATCTGGTAAGGGACGGTGAATTTTCTATCGATAATTTCGGAAAGGAAGCGCTGGCATATGACGAGTTCTTTGCCGAACTGAGACAGCAGAGTGTTGCACATCTGGGACAGGTAGACACGGCTATTCTGGAAACTTCGGGCAACCTGAGTGTGTATTTCTTTCCTGATGATAAAGTGCAATACGGCCTACCAATACTTCCGGAAGAGTTTGAGAAATGGTTCATTAAAATTGAAAAAGGCGGTGTATATGCATGCCAGTATTGTGGCAGAGCGGTAGAACTAAAACCCGCCAGCGAGCATAAATGTAAGAAATGCAAACGGAAGCGATGGGTGAAGGCATTGAACGTCCAGAGAATCCGGTAG